From the Amycolatopsis thermoflava N1165 genome, one window contains:
- a CDS encoding sugar ABC transporter ATP-binding protein, translating into MTAAATQASPAPDHVDALVQLSDITVRFAGITALDGVDFDLGVGEVRALLGENGAGKSTLGKVLAGAIRPSSGKVSVAGEELDFTPMTAIRAGVRIISQEMSLYPPLTVAENLVTGGFGHSERIVRWRRARTIAQEHLDRLGLSIDARAKIADLSIAEQQMIEIARALFSGGRIVVLDEPTSALGVAEADRLFDFVSRMCDDGTSFVLITHFLDDVMAHSHTATVLRNGKVAGHRITAETTKESLVQLMVGDSRRRSTTTGAECRLKPVPAGRPYLTITNCGALPRVKDMSLEVHPGEVVGLFGDMGSGSVELAEIAFGIRNHRTGAVFVAGQAVRSAEHSVRHLGSAYIPQDRRDALALGQSAAANVTLAQLHNLVGLRLSKSRETSITNDQIAQLSVKSCRPKTLPGTLSGGNQQKLLFARCLVRAPRLMILVEPTRGMDVGAKDEVARLIRQTADTSGTAILVVSAEPESVLAVADRVYVAQQGRIRAHLHDMSASSSALMSAAHLGETEITA; encoded by the coding sequence GTGACCGCTGCCGCCACGCAGGCTTCCCCCGCGCCCGACCACGTGGACGCGCTCGTCCAGCTTTCCGACATCACTGTCCGGTTCGCCGGCATCACGGCGCTGGACGGGGTCGACTTCGACCTCGGCGTCGGTGAGGTGCGCGCCCTTCTCGGTGAGAACGGTGCAGGTAAAAGCACCCTGGGCAAGGTACTGGCCGGTGCGATCCGGCCCAGCAGCGGCAAGGTCTCGGTCGCGGGCGAGGAACTCGACTTCACACCGATGACCGCGATCCGGGCGGGCGTACGCATCATCTCCCAGGAGATGTCCCTGTATCCGCCGCTGACGGTCGCCGAGAATCTCGTCACCGGCGGATTCGGGCACTCCGAACGCATCGTCCGGTGGCGACGTGCCCGCACCATCGCGCAGGAACACCTGGACCGGCTGGGGCTTTCCATCGACGCTCGCGCCAAGATCGCCGATCTGTCGATCGCCGAACAGCAGATGATCGAGATCGCTCGTGCCCTGTTCTCGGGCGGGCGGATCGTTGTCCTCGATGAACCGACCTCAGCCCTCGGCGTAGCCGAGGCCGACCGCCTGTTCGACTTCGTGTCGCGAATGTGCGACGACGGCACCTCCTTCGTGCTGATCACGCACTTCCTCGACGACGTCATGGCCCACAGCCATACGGCGACCGTCCTACGCAACGGCAAGGTCGCGGGCCATCGCATCACGGCCGAGACGACCAAGGAGAGTCTCGTCCAGCTCATGGTCGGGGACAGTCGACGACGATCAACCACCACCGGAGCCGAATGTCGGCTCAAGCCCGTCCCCGCCGGCCGCCCGTATCTGACGATCACGAACTGCGGCGCCCTTCCCCGAGTGAAGGACATGAGCCTCGAAGTTCACCCCGGCGAAGTCGTCGGTCTGTTCGGAGACATGGGCTCCGGCAGCGTCGAGCTCGCCGAGATCGCGTTCGGAATCCGTAACCACCGAACCGGAGCCGTCTTCGTGGCCGGCCAGGCGGTGCGATCCGCCGAGCATTCCGTCCGGCACCTCGGTTCGGCCTACATCCCCCAGGACCGGCGCGACGCGCTGGCGCTGGGCCAGTCGGCCGCCGCGAACGTGACCCTCGCCCAACTGCACAACCTCGTGGGCCTGCGGCTGTCCAAGAGCCGGGAGACGTCGATCACGAACGACCAGATCGCCCAGCTGTCGGTGAAGAGTTGCCGCCCGAAGACGCTGCCCGGCACCCTGTCCGGCGGCAACCAGCAGAAGCTGCTGTTCGCCCGCTGCCTGGTGCGAGCACCGCGGCTGATGATCCTCGTCGAACCGACCCGCGGCATGGACGTCGGCGCCAAGGACGAGGTCGCCCGTCTCATTCGACAGACCGCAGACACCTCTGGCACAGCGATCCTCGTCGTGTCCGCTGAACCCGAGAGCGTCCTGGCTGTAGCCGACCGTGTCTACGTCGCCCAACAAGGGCGCATCCGTGCCCATCTTCACGACATGTCAGCCAGCAGCTCGGCGCTCATGAGCGCGGCGCACCTCGGCGAAACGGAGATCACCGCGTGA
- a CDS encoding ABC transporter permease, producing MTSRPSFRSRVLRSLPTIAPLTALVAVIIIFSVIAPDTFPTTANLKNIAIQASVLAILATGLTFVVILGEIDLSFAAVASVSGLSASIVVSGTAFPIPWVGQIIVGGGQVAGLVLAIAIGLLFGLINGLVVTRIGVPSFVATLSVLLVAQGLAYYFAQGNSVAASTGLATHIAQGTWGPVPLIAVFAAAIMAVSYLVLAKTRIGRYVYMAGANRQAAILSGVPATRIVIYVFVGAGVLYSIGGLVNVGYLGSAQADTGLNNLLPVFACVVLGGNSLFGGIGGIRQTLVGVLLYTILQNGLDQSDLNIYMKPLVGGIILVCAVILNVCTANIAARAAATVSDDPEPPDLPKPIVQADAKLVAGRRTP from the coding sequence GTGACCAGCCGACCTTCCTTCCGCAGCCGGGTCCTGCGAAGCTTGCCGACAATCGCCCCGCTGACCGCGCTCGTCGCGGTGATCATCATCTTCTCCGTGATCGCGCCCGATACCTTCCCGACCACCGCCAACCTCAAGAACATAGCTATCCAGGCATCCGTGCTGGCGATCCTCGCGACCGGCCTGACATTCGTCGTCATCCTCGGAGAAATCGATCTCTCCTTCGCAGCCGTCGCCTCGGTGAGCGGACTGTCCGCATCGATCGTCGTCTCCGGCACCGCGTTCCCCATTCCCTGGGTCGGCCAGATCATCGTCGGCGGCGGCCAGGTCGCCGGCCTCGTTCTCGCGATCGCGATCGGTCTGCTGTTCGGCCTGATCAACGGCCTCGTCGTCACCCGCATCGGCGTCCCGAGCTTCGTCGCGACCCTGTCGGTCCTGCTCGTCGCTCAGGGCCTGGCCTACTACTTCGCGCAAGGCAACTCGGTCGCCGCCAGCACCGGGCTGGCCACCCACATCGCGCAAGGTACCTGGGGACCCGTACCCCTCATCGCCGTCTTCGCCGCGGCGATCATGGCTGTCAGTTACCTCGTTCTCGCCAAGACCCGGATCGGTCGCTACGTCTACATGGCCGGCGCCAACCGCCAGGCGGCGATCCTCAGCGGGGTTCCGGCCACCCGCATCGTCATCTACGTGTTCGTCGGTGCCGGTGTCCTGTACTCGATCGGCGGTCTCGTCAACGTCGGCTACCTCGGGTCCGCTCAGGCGGATACCGGGCTGAACAACCTGCTCCCGGTCTTCGCCTGCGTCGTGCTCGGCGGCAACAGCTTGTTCGGTGGCATCGGCGGAATCCGGCAGACCCTCGTGGGTGTCCTGCTGTACACGATCCTGCAGAACGGGCTGGATCAGAGCGACCTCAACATCTACATGAAGCCGCTGGTCGGCGGCATCATCCTCGTGTGCGCGGTCATCCTCAACGTCTGCACGGCCAATATCGCCGCCAGGGCCGCCGCCACCGTCTCTGACGACCCCGAACCACCTGACTTACCCAAACCGATAGTTCAAGCAGATGCGAAGTTAGTCGCAGGGAGGCGGACGCCATGA
- a CDS encoding pyridoxamine 5'-phosphate oxidase family protein → MTIEIHPEARKLLESPVNAHVVTIRANGRPHVSFVWLDITPDGVIQIGTPPWRIKTKNVQRDPHVVISIMDDVIADNGLHRHLLIEGNATVDLDPVKARRFMDNLALKYTGKWGLDLGEDDFCLINVEPTRITGHGPWHTGKTTSYGTPI, encoded by the coding sequence ATGACGATCGAGATCCACCCCGAGGCCCGCAAGCTCCTGGAATCGCCGGTCAACGCCCATGTCGTGACCATTCGCGCGAACGGCCGGCCCCACGTTTCCTTTGTCTGGCTGGACATCACCCCGGATGGCGTGATCCAGATCGGCACGCCACCCTGGCGAATCAAGACGAAGAACGTGCAGCGCGACCCGCACGTCGTCATCTCGATCATGGACGACGTGATCGCCGACAACGGCCTGCATCGCCACCTGCTCATCGAGGGAAACGCGACCGTGGACCTCGACCCGGTGAAGGCCAGGCGATTCATGGACAACCTCGCGCTCAAGTACACCGGCAAGTGGGGACTCGACCTCGGCGAGGACGACTTCTGCCTGATCAACGTCGAGCCAACGCGCATCACCGGGCACGGCCCGTGGCACACCGGCAAGACGACCTCATACGGCACCCCGATCTGA
- a CDS encoding SDR family NAD(P)-dependent oxidoreductase gives MDYQLRNKVVVVTGAGSGIGLATARAFISEGANVVGVDLNPGESESLAREQFVFLKKDLTEAAVGTETLQSARDAFGTPTILVNCAGIAPVRESALDGTDDDWRRSIDVNFLSVVRMCRALVPAMVEAGGGSLVSVASDAARMPDPFFAEYNVTKASILMFMKTLSVEFGPKNIRSNTVSPGPTRTPMWDRPGGFADALASQLDMTPEQAIHHFATEMRRLPLARLASVDEVAAVNVFLSSPLASFVTGAEYAVNGGSIPTV, from the coding sequence ATGGACTACCAGCTCAGAAACAAGGTCGTCGTCGTCACTGGCGCCGGCTCGGGAATCGGTCTCGCCACTGCCAGGGCCTTCATCTCCGAGGGCGCCAATGTGGTGGGCGTCGACCTGAACCCTGGCGAGTCGGAAAGCCTCGCCAGGGAGCAGTTCGTGTTCTTGAAGAAGGACCTCACCGAGGCGGCGGTCGGCACCGAAACGCTCCAGTCAGCGCGCGACGCCTTCGGCACGCCGACCATCCTGGTCAACTGCGCCGGTATCGCCCCGGTCCGCGAAAGCGCCCTCGACGGGACGGACGACGACTGGCGGCGCTCGATCGACGTCAACTTCCTCAGCGTCGTCCGGATGTGTCGCGCACTCGTCCCCGCGATGGTCGAAGCCGGGGGAGGGTCCCTCGTCAGCGTGGCCTCCGACGCCGCGCGCATGCCCGATCCGTTCTTCGCCGAGTACAACGTCACCAAGGCATCGATCCTGATGTTCATGAAGACGCTGTCCGTCGAGTTCGGTCCGAAGAACATCCGCTCCAACACCGTGAGTCCCGGCCCGACCCGTACCCCGATGTGGGATCGCCCCGGCGGGTTCGCCGATGCCCTGGCGTCCCAGCTGGACATGACGCCCGAACAGGCGATCCACCACTTCGCCACGGAAATGCGCCGGCTGCCGCTCGCCCGGCTCGCGTCGGTCGACGAGGTCGCTGCCGTGAACGTCTTCCTCTCGAGCCCGCTCGCGAGCTTCGTCACCGGGGCCGAGTACGCGGTCAACGGCGGCAGTATCCCGACCGTCTGA
- a CDS encoding VOC family protein, whose amino-acid sequence MPETRTTGIPTATNVDHVAWTVADLDAAVRFFVEVLGGEELFRAGPFSDPAGSWMSDQFDVPARASGVLAMVRLGPSQVVELLEWDSTDQNPAWPHNHHLGATHIAIQVEDIAAAGDYLRSHGCTPCGEPVHLENMPHAGITIQYVRTPIGLYLELVNTPSTSLPYEATSAARLLTPASAWTNS is encoded by the coding sequence ATGCCTGAAACCCGCACCACGGGAATACCGACCGCCACCAACGTTGACCACGTCGCGTGGACCGTCGCGGACCTCGACGCCGCCGTCCGCTTCTTCGTCGAGGTCCTCGGCGGCGAGGAATTGTTCCGCGCCGGGCCGTTCAGTGACCCGGCCGGTAGCTGGATGAGCGACCAGTTCGACGTGCCGGCCCGGGCCTCCGGTGTGCTGGCGATGGTGCGGCTCGGCCCCTCGCAGGTCGTCGAGCTGCTCGAATGGGACAGCACGGATCAAAACCCGGCGTGGCCGCACAACCACCACCTCGGCGCGACCCACATCGCGATCCAGGTCGAAGACATCGCCGCCGCCGGCGACTACCTCCGCTCGCACGGCTGCACACCGTGCGGAGAACCCGTCCACCTGGAAAACATGCCGCATGCCGGAATCACCATCCAGTACGTGCGCACCCCGATAGGCCTCTACCTCGAGCTGGTGAACACACCGAGCACCAGCCTGCCGTACGAGGCGACGAGCGCCGCCCGGCTGCTGACGCCGGCATCCGCGTGGACCAACTCCTGA
- a CDS encoding acetoacetate decarboxylase family protein, giving the protein MDQLLTPRPTGRLSKGLTMTAVTATGTNGVVSLERQLIKDAQMMIIAYRPANADAVRDVLPDELEPHDEGYVLLNLWVAPHPGTSSGFGEYSQLSCGYIAPEVDGWDSVFPGDAGTGHGRYFAHHWLGHDGMRAYAKESCGNVASVGYVTYTEPEPGRLIIELHADDRVLIRVHASVGMDKLDTVGGHLNYFTSRESASAGGTEIARVRVPFVADILASQVDDIEWLFPADHPAAALAPASPIDIRDVLYGFISWVPFTVAEVL; this is encoded by the coding sequence GTGGACCAACTCCTGACGCCGCGTCCTACCGGCCGACTTTCGAAAGGACTCACCATGACCGCGGTTACCGCAACCGGAACGAACGGCGTCGTGTCCCTGGAGCGTCAGCTCATCAAGGACGCCCAGATGATGATCATCGCGTACAGGCCGGCGAACGCCGACGCCGTGCGGGACGTCCTTCCGGACGAGCTGGAACCTCACGACGAGGGTTATGTCTTGCTCAATCTGTGGGTCGCTCCGCACCCCGGCACGTCGTCCGGGTTCGGTGAGTACTCCCAGCTGTCATGCGGTTACATCGCTCCCGAGGTCGACGGCTGGGACAGCGTGTTCCCCGGCGACGCGGGAACCGGACACGGCCGGTACTTCGCGCATCATTGGCTCGGACACGACGGGATGCGCGCCTACGCCAAGGAGTCCTGTGGCAATGTCGCCAGCGTCGGCTACGTGACCTACACCGAACCGGAGCCCGGCCGGCTCATCATCGAGCTGCATGCCGACGACCGGGTGCTCATCCGCGTCCATGCCTCCGTCGGTATGGACAAGCTCGACACCGTCGGCGGGCACCTGAACTACTTCACCAGCCGCGAGTCGGCCTCAGCCGGCGGCACCGAGATCGCGCGCGTCCGTGTGCCGTTCGTCGCTGACATCCTCGCCTCGCAGGTCGACGACATCGAATGGCTCTTCCCGGCAGACCACCCGGCCGCCGCGCTGGCACCCGCCTCGCCCATCGACATCCGCGACGTCCTCTACGGCTTCATCTCCTGGGTTCCGTTCACCGTCGCCGAGGTTCTCTGA
- a CDS encoding mycofactocin-coupled SDR family oxidoreductase has product MGTRLAGKVALISGAARGQGRSHAVAMAAEGADIIAFDVCGPVDAQGAPAASTADLEETIALVEKRGRRIISAELDVRDRTALSTFVESSADELGGLDIVVANAGINGPGVKIADTRHEDWDTVLDVNLTGVFNTVMAALPILAAGQNGGSIVLISSSLAMRPAMHFGAYTTAKHGIVGLMQTLAVELGPASVRVNSVHPTGVGTDLLLNEATYRLFRPDLENPTLSDAMSAFYGLNLLPVPYVEAEDVSNVVVFLASDEARYITGASIPVDAGHHIH; this is encoded by the coding sequence ATGGGCACGCGGCTCGCCGGCAAGGTCGCGCTGATCTCGGGCGCCGCCCGCGGCCAGGGACGATCACACGCGGTCGCGATGGCGGCTGAAGGTGCCGACATCATCGCGTTCGACGTCTGCGGGCCGGTGGACGCGCAAGGAGCTCCAGCCGCGTCCACCGCCGACCTCGAGGAGACGATCGCACTCGTCGAGAAGCGGGGCCGGCGGATCATCAGCGCCGAACTCGATGTCCGTGACCGCACCGCCCTCAGCACGTTCGTCGAGTCCTCGGCCGACGAGCTAGGCGGCCTTGACATCGTGGTCGCCAACGCCGGCATCAACGGCCCGGGCGTCAAGATCGCAGACACCCGACACGAAGACTGGGACACCGTCCTGGACGTGAACCTGACGGGGGTGTTCAACACAGTGATGGCTGCTCTGCCCATTCTCGCCGCAGGGCAGAACGGGGGATCGATCGTGCTCATCTCGTCATCGTTGGCGATGCGGCCCGCCATGCACTTCGGTGCGTACACCACGGCCAAGCACGGCATCGTCGGCCTGATGCAGACCCTCGCGGTGGAACTCGGGCCCGCTTCGGTCCGGGTGAACTCAGTACATCCCACCGGCGTGGGAACCGACTTGCTTCTCAACGAAGCGACCTACCGGTTGTTCCGCCCAGACCTCGAGAACCCCACCCTCTCCGACGCCATGTCGGCGTTCTACGGCCTCAACTTGTTGCCGGTGCCCTATGTCGAGGCCGAGGACGTGTCCAACGTGGTCGTGTTCCTCGCCAGCGATGAGGCCCGTTACATCACCGGAGCATCGATCCCGGTCGATGCCGGCCACCACATTCACTGA
- a CDS encoding sugar ABC transporter substrate-binding protein codes for MTDSKHHRTDTRPGVSRRSFAQAGAGVAGVGLLGSLLAACTKVSTPSDNKDSGNSDSKTLNVLSSSYGNVIPWTTQGYASQKYWANQFNVNLTQLDPGGDPGKQLSQIQDAAAKKWDLVVLNGIIQGNLSTAAQKFIDAGTPVISYLSDVALETKPVDGLLTTIEADHYQMGFDMTTKLCNALKGKGKGKIIETQGIAGGSNVIDRHRGFADAVKAFPDIEVFASDYGNFTTDKSQALWQSYVTKYPVIDGAFCQNEDMAFGAFNALKAANRQDKTLLTGVDGTVRGCQAVLNGQLFATVRHAASQIYAWPVIVGAMHVRKLVGEIPSKVIVNSPIVDKTNADSVIFLQGANVDLL; via the coding sequence ATGACCGACTCCAAGCACCACCGGACCGACACCAGACCCGGTGTTTCCCGACGTTCGTTCGCGCAGGCGGGTGCCGGCGTCGCCGGGGTCGGCCTGCTGGGATCTCTGCTGGCAGCCTGCACGAAGGTAAGCACACCAAGCGACAACAAGGACAGCGGCAACAGCGATTCAAAGACCCTCAACGTGCTGTCCTCGTCCTACGGCAACGTCATCCCCTGGACCACCCAGGGCTACGCTTCGCAGAAGTACTGGGCCAACCAGTTCAACGTGAATCTGACTCAGCTCGACCCCGGCGGGGATCCGGGCAAGCAGCTGAGTCAGATCCAGGATGCCGCGGCGAAGAAGTGGGATCTGGTCGTCCTCAACGGCATCATCCAGGGAAACCTGTCGACGGCGGCGCAGAAGTTCATCGACGCCGGGACGCCGGTGATCAGCTACCTCAGTGACGTGGCGCTGGAGACCAAACCGGTGGACGGCCTCCTCACGACCATCGAGGCCGACCACTACCAGATGGGGTTCGACATGACCACGAAGCTGTGCAATGCGCTCAAGGGCAAGGGCAAGGGCAAGATCATCGAGACGCAGGGCATCGCCGGTGGCAGCAACGTCATCGACCGGCACCGCGGATTCGCCGACGCCGTAAAGGCGTTCCCGGACATCGAGGTTTTCGCCTCGGACTACGGCAACTTCACCACCGACAAGTCACAGGCACTGTGGCAATCCTACGTGACGAAGTATCCGGTCATCGACGGCGCGTTCTGCCAGAACGAGGACATGGCCTTCGGCGCGTTCAACGCGCTGAAGGCGGCGAACCGGCAGGACAAGACCTTGCTGACCGGCGTGGACGGAACAGTGCGTGGCTGCCAGGCGGTGTTGAACGGTCAACTGTTCGCGACGGTGCGTCACGCGGCGTCCCAGATCTACGCCTGGCCGGTGATCGTCGGAGCCATGCACGTCCGCAAGCTCGTCGGCGAGATCCCGTCCAAGGTCATCGTGAACTCGCCCATCGTCGACAAGACGAACGCCGACTCAGTGATCTTCCTGCAGGGCGCGAACGTCGACCTGCTGTAA
- a CDS encoding Lrp/AsnC family transcriptional regulator has translation MSSQVVVDDIDRRLIDALTVDGRASASVLATKVGLSQTAVTRRLKRLEANGVIGGYTVRVDQRKLGFPVEALIELRFAGRTRPKSMDDAASAMGEVLAVFTVSGNYDALVWVRLRDVAHLTEIIDALRQTAGVVDTRSHVILASHVVRIPS, from the coding sequence GTGTCCAGCCAAGTTGTCGTCGACGACATCGACCGGCGACTGATCGACGCCCTGACGGTCGACGGGCGGGCGAGCGCGAGCGTCCTGGCGACCAAGGTCGGCCTGTCTCAAACTGCGGTGACTCGCCGCCTCAAGCGCCTCGAAGCGAATGGCGTCATCGGGGGATACACCGTTCGCGTCGACCAGCGAAAGCTCGGTTTCCCGGTCGAGGCGCTGATCGAGCTGCGGTTCGCCGGCCGGACCCGCCCGAAGTCCATGGACGACGCGGCGTCGGCGATGGGGGAAGTCCTCGCGGTGTTCACGGTCTCCGGCAACTACGACGCACTCGTCTGGGTGCGACTGCGTGACGTGGCCCATCTCACCGAGATCATCGACGCGCTCAGGCAGACGGCCGGCGTGGTCGACACCCGCTCACACGTGATCCTCGCATCTCATGTCGTGCGGATCCCGTCATGA